From the Argentina anserina chromosome 3, drPotAnse1.1, whole genome shotgun sequence genome, the window ACAAGCTATACAAGGGCAACCAAGCTTTCTGTAAATAATTACGTTATTGTCATTTTCTACAAGACTAATTACAATGGACCATAAAGATTATTGTCAAGGatgtccccccccccccaaatctGTCGACTGAAGTATATTCACCATTAGCTATACCGAAATCAATTCAATGATTCTCGAGCTATACTACACATCTCTTTACAACTCCGCTACGACTACTGAAAGATAACACCAAcatttaaaattttttttgctctattttctttttttagtatcttttaatGCTATATGACGgtgatgaaatatatatatatatattgaaattaataatatgaattaaaaacaataaaataattatggaTGAAATATATTAATTCTGCATTCAAATAGATGTAAAAACCTAAGATTAAGAAAACAATCAAATCTAACTTTTTATATATCAGAAGCGCATATCAGACATTtctaaaaggaagaaaaattgataataaaatattttaggtATAGAATAAAAGAAGAATTGGGTGTGGATGTATCTTAAAGAGGGGGCTTCAATACTGggcttatatctaattttctcCAAAAGGAATTATGAGGTGCACATGCAATTGTATCTCCACTTCTATAATTAGAAGAGTGAGTTTGGTGTCAACAGCTTCACTAATTTTTTGAACTCTCCATATTACTCATGATAGCTAATATTTGacataaaacaaaacagaTATAACATGGGTACTACCgtaaaacacaaacaaaatgTATAAGGATATAAAACCGGGAGTGTCCAAGAAATAAGGAGGGAGTAAAAGGAACAGAATTACAACCCGTCGCACGAACTCAACACAAAATTCAAAGACTAATGATGACATGGAAGGTTATCGGGTTGGGAGATTGTCAGAGTGCATATAGCACCGAACTtcttaaagaatatttggtaTATTAATCTACTTTTTATTTCATTCAAGTCTTATAATTGTACTAGATTTGAATTGCCAGTTTGCGCTATGGTGGTAATAAGGATATGAGCTTTGTGATTTGGATGGATATGCATTGTTAGATGTTATTAGAAGTCAAATGATATATTTTGGAGTTTCCAACCTcactggttttttttttcgttttctttgaATCTTCTAGGTTTATCATGAGTGGTATAGCTCCAGGTAACCTCTATCTTCTCTTCGTTCAActaattagggtttccaattgcacatcttttttctattaATTAGTTATCTTTGTATGTAtaatctcttttttcttttagttgttttgatcTCTGAAAGATTTCTATATATCGTACAAATATATTTTCCTACAAAACGAGCAAATAAGTGAAAATCCTGATTTATGTTGGGGCAGACGCCCATGACCATGtttcaaggaagaagaaaggagTTACGCAAAATTAGTTACTACAGTTCCACGAGACAGTTCCACGTTCTCCTAAGGCCACGTTTGGTTCAAGATTCTTAGGCTGTGTTTGGTGCAGCTGGGCTTATTAGATAAGCTGACTTATacttatttttgaaaataagtaGCTAATAATTAAAGTAGCTGAGTGATTGGTAAACTGGCTTTTACAAGTGACTTTTAGTGGCAAAAGCAGTGACAGAACGTTTAGTAAACTCAAGCTGGCTTAtacttttaatttgtcaaatgaccaatttggacatttaagataatttccaattgattttattgaaaaatagTGTTTCATATGATTAATATTGGATAGATGTAACTacataaatgtaaatattttcATTCTAAACATGCAACCATCAAACTTTGAGCAATGTTGTTTTTTAATGTCTCCATTTCTTTTACACCATGAGGGTTTTGTTCTtctacatcatcatcatcttcttcttccatcgCTCATTTACCACTTTCACTTTTTTCACCTCGAACAAAATGTCTATCACGATGCGCatattttctaatataattatAAAGTGTCATAGTAGCAATGACAATCTTGACTTGCTTCTCGAATGAATATCCTTGCATGTCTTTTAAAATcttccacttttttttttccaaactcCAAATGTGCGTTCTATAACACCTCTAAGTGAAGAGTGTGTTTTGTTAAATaattctcttttatttcttgttcttgCTTACGATATTGTTGGAGAATGAGGAAAATTCATTTCAGGATTTCGAAGAACCAATTGCATCACTCTTGCAAATCCCTTTTTTGATTCCTTCCTTCATctgatcatcttcttcttcccacaTTGATGACACGAAAGAGAACCCTTACCTAATGAAATGACTAAACTACCCACCTCGCAgtgtcccccccccccccccgaaaTACCAAAACTAGCTTTCCTGGACAATGTATATTGTGAAAGCCTCTTTAAAATCGATACATTGATTAAGTGGATAGAAACAAAACTCGGCAAAATGACCCCGTAACTTCGGGAGAAGGGGTGCTCTCCTATCATGAGTAGACCCTTCCCAACCAGCACATACAAAGATAAATTGCATATCAAAATTGCATACCGCTATGACATTTTGTGTTGGTATTCCTTTTATATTAATGAATGGTGCTTTTACTTCATCCACTTATTGAAGTGGGAATATGCACTTCATCAATAGCCCCAATACAATCTTGTGAATAATATTGTTATTTGTCAAAACCATAAATAACTATATACTAAAAATAATCGAGTAAACATGACAAATACCTTAAAAATGCGGCATGTATCTTCTATCCCTCATTATCTCTGGTGCAACGCCAATGAAACCAGGATCACCcggtttaattattttattacttAGCTCACACACAAGATCTAAGGCTTTTCCAATATATCTACAAACGGTTTCATTAGAATGTTGAAATAGTTCTCCTACGGACCTAAGTCCACATCCTTGTCCTAACAAATACAATAACATTGTCACGATCTCCATATGACTAGTTCTATTTGAACCTAACAACTCCTTGTTTATAATTTCCAAATCAGTGCATAAGCGATAAAATACGTGGTTCTGCATTCTAAATCCATTATAACACCGAATTTCATTGCCTCCTAAAATATTCATTATCCACTTATAACATGTTTAAGAAGATGTCATGCAAGGAGTTTTATGGATATACTTATCAAAATAATGTTGAATCAGCAGAGCATTAAGTTGTACAGCTCGCATGAATATCTCCTCAtcaacttcatcatcatcacctgGATTGTTCATAATTTAGACCTGCAAATTTCAATGGCTAAACATGCAAATCATATAAAGACACAACCAACAATATAATAGAGACACATATTCTCCATATAACTTCAAATCTAAGAATATATAAAGAGTATGACATGATGAAAAAAGGAATGATAAAAAATAGTCTCATGGTCTTGGCCAAAACTTAGGGTATGATATGAAAActggaaataaaaaataattcatGAATAACCTAAGCATATTTATCATTCATCTCAAATTGCAACCACCCCAACTTCATGTTAGGATCTTTCATAGTGCAGtacatctctctcttctctacATTTAAAAACAATCGAGTGGCAAAGAACCACAATCTGGTTCCCTACTCAGCTCCAGGCAATGAGGTGACATCCTTCATCACTTCAGTAATACTAGTGCGCGCATTACTGATCATTGAAGATGTTGTACTTCTACTTTCAATTGCAGAACACATTCTACCAATTTCTTTGGCCAACTGTGCAGCACCTCCAACCTTTTTGGgtcttttttctttatctttcAAAGCTCTCTCACTTTTTTTCCTCTTAGATGAGCGAGTGTAATTAGATACATCTCTCTCATCAGAGTCATCACTACCTTCACGTAGTTAACATTGTCACCTTCCTCCGGGCTATTAGGGATAGGGATTGAAGAAGATGGTGTCCATGCATGCTTTCCAGTAGCTGTAATATTATAAAACAATATATCCAGTTTGGTTTCAAACTCGGGTGATATTCATTTTTTCTTGAACCTTGCATATTCCTTGGTTTTCTGCATAAAAGAATTACATTTATCATAAGATGTTTGACAAAACAGTCCATTAGACATAAATTATCaatataaaaatacaaatttacaTACCCCAATTATTTGACTCCAGCGCTCTTCGGTCACAACAACAGTGTTGAGCTTGGAATCCCACCCAAGACCAGTATATTTATTCTTTAGATCTTTCCATAGTCTCCACTCACCTTTTATTGCATCCCACTTAATTTTCAGCTGTTTTTTGGTATAATCTTTTCCAGTTTGTTCAACAAAGGAAGTGATTATAGTATTCCATCCTTCTGAAGTAAAATGAGATTGTGGCTTCGAATTTCTATGCACTTCCTTGATACATATGTCAACAAAAACTTCTACTAAGGACTCATTCCAACACGCTTGTTCTTTGGAATTTGCCATCTAGCACATATAAGTCACGAAAACACACAATCAAGTACTCACTAGATAAATGAACTCCCATCCCATATACCAAAATATTACATAACCCCTTCCCctgcttttgtttttgtcaaTAATCTCTAAGTTGTAAGATATCTTATATTAGTTATTAAGCATGCTGATAatcttatattatatattagtttCAATAATCTACACTCTAATGCCCAATCTTAATTAATCAGAGAAGAAGGTTGTAGTTATGAGTTGCCCCCAACTCATTATATATTCTCATGTATATTGATTAGTAAGCATATGAAAACAACATGTGCAGCCACTCAATCAAGAAATCATATATCATTGCAAATTAAATACCTCATCCTCACAAGACTGACCGCAATGAAAACACACATAGAAACATAACATCAAGAAGAAATTTTTAGTTCTGGAAATAAAAATACTGATGCAAAAGGGTatccaaaataaaaaacaagtcCTTAGTTTGGATACAAGAACATGGGAAAAAGGGAGGGTCTCATCACTCTCATGAAGGTTGGTGTTTAATCTACTACTGTATTTGAGTTAAAAGGATTATGGTACAAACATGTTGTACTCACTATGTATGTCAAAATTACAATCTACAAAATTTGAAGTTTCTTTCTATAACTACCAGACTAAAATTAGAGATGCATGGTAAGTTGGTAACTAATACACACTTATTGCTCATGCTATACATGTTACCATAAAGATGATTTCTTTCATTCCATCCAACATTAAATATACTAGATATGAACTCTTGTTCCAAGATAAAATTCAACCCCTCTAGGTCCagcaaattatatatggaGTTAACATTCTAAATTGAGAGTAATCTAAAAATCTTTACTTTATCATTTGAATGTGATGTTAGAATGAATGTGCAATTTAGAACTCAGAAAATGGGGGAAATCCAGTTATTAGAAGTAAAGATCATTGAAAAACACAACATAAAATACATGAAAAATCAACTTGATATATGTTGCATTTGGTATACGAGACAATCAAATCCTGAGTTGACAATTTGGTACGGGTACAAGTTAGGAACCTACAAAGCATGATGGATCCAACAAGCAAGGTCATTTGTCATTTGTCAGCTAAAACAAGAAGAATTGAAATTTGATATCTTATTCTGATCTTGATCGATGTAGTAGGCTAGTATTAAAAACAAGATGCCCATGTATATAATCAAACACAACCAGGTCTGAGATTTGAACCATGATCTGAAACGAATCATAAATTGAATTGGAGCCACccataatatatttgaaaccatattaacaacaaaattagagAAATCTGAAACTGAAATTGTTAATAGACTTCCCTGAATCAAAGATATGTTGCTTAGTTGCTGATTCTTGGATCCTTGATGTCAGATCGATATTGCTTGATGAACAAAAGGGAGGGGCTGAGATGTttagtgagaaagagagatgGAGGGATTGACGAACAAGTGAGAGCGGCGCTTGGGTGAGAGAGACTTGAAAGGTTTCTATGGCAATTCAATGTAATTTGTTGAAGGAGATGAGGGTACCCATCGAGATTACGAAAGTTTCATTAAACTACAGTTACCTCAGCTACAGTACAAAATCGAGCTTTTGGCTTTTAGAAGGAAGGGAGAACCTACTTCTCTTTTTTGATGGAAAAAGTCATGGCTTCTTCAAGCCGTAGATGATAAGTTGAGTTACCAAACACAAGATTGCAGCTTCACTTATAACCACTGATGTGAAAAGCATTACCAAACACAACTTTAGCCTTGGGAAAAGAAAGTAGTTCTTTTACATTGTTTGGAAACAAATGGAAAGAAGTTGGAAGGGAAAATAGTTCCCAAGGATAAGGAAAATATGAGGGAAAGTGCTCCCACCCATCCACCCTATGGAAAGAGTTTCCCACCCAATATCTTACAATaaatgcaatttttttttaccaaattgCCCTGATCAAACTTTCCAGACTAAATTTTATAGGCCTTACCAAACACTAGAATGAAAGATTGTTGGGAGTTGCAAATTCCCATGCCTACGAAAAATCTCCAGAATTGGTTTCATTTCCTTTTCCATGAACCGAAGGTGGCTTAATATCTAAACGGTGTAAAACACGTTCTGCTATATATTAGTTGAGAGGTCTCTGCGCACGATCATACACCTCAACTGACACACACATTCACCAACAGGTAAATCTGggtatttgattttttttttgtgtgtgtttattttgaattttcatgttttagtTAGTTTGTTTTAATCGTAGTAATAGAACAAGGGAGATAACAAACAAGATGATTCTGAATTCTCACTAATATAGCGTAAGTATAAAATAGAGGAGTCTACGACGAGTTGTGTAGTGCCGGATTTTCATCAATCCGTAGTTTCTAAATAGTAAGCTGCTTTGTGTGAGTTGTAATTTTGGCATGGGTTAATGAAATGTTGGTTTGTTTGTCTAGGATTACAAGAAATAATGCATGTAGTGGTGATAATGTATGAAATGGGGAGGAGTTCCTCCGTGGTACACAATGTTTTGATTTCAAATCCTATATTTAAATCTTAATATAGGTGGTACATTAATGTGTACGTTTTATGGTCATAATATGGGCATCTACTATGTTATTGACTCTGGATTCATTACTATTCAGAATGACTCTTTTTTTCTATTGGTATCACCCAAATGACAAGGAATTCGAAAGTTTTCCAATTTACCTTTGCAGGACTCATTGAATTCCGCATATTGAAGGTTGCTGGTGATAGAAAGGTACTGCAAAATGCAAATGGTTTATCGATTTATTTAGTTGTATACcattcaattttttctttccaacATATTTTCTTTAATGTAGTTTGATTGAGTTTCTTAACTtaattagagagagagagagagagagagagagagagagagagagatcaacCACGAATGGTAGCTTAGTGAATGCATGACTGAACATTTCGTTATGTGATTAGCTGTTAACCCTGAGCAGAAGCCATGAATATTCTAAAACTACTCAAGGCAAAGTATAAACCCATGGAACAAGTTACATAAAGTTCAAAAAAGTGCCCAAAACTAGAACAGCCTGATCGAGCTTTGCTATTATCATTTTAAAAGTGCACATATGCTTTGCACTGGAACGAACGCTAAGAACGAATAAGGAAAAGTTGCAATGCTTCACTGACGCAGCTTGTAAAGTTCCCATGCAACTTTGCCTACAAAACCCTGGTCGCCATATCATTCATGTCACCCCAAATTTGCCCCATCCTCGACCATCAGATTTCCACAGTTTCGGAAGATCGAAGTATACAAGCATTCCGGTTGCAATTCCCATTTGTTCAATTTCTTCAATGGGCAACTCCAATGTTCTAAGAGCAGATAACAAAAGGGCTGCATTTCCTATGCTGGGGCTTCTTTGTCTATCGCTGTTACTGCAGAAGAGTGGTGCAAATGAGTTTACGTTAGGCTGGACTGTTCCTGATGCATCAACTCATTTTGATCAATGGGCACAAAACAACAGATTTCAAATCGGTGACTCCATTGGTAAGTTGTTGCTATAGTCTGGTGAAGCAACCCCGCTCAATGACCCAAAATTTATAGCTCTAAATGTAGCTAAATATTCCATGCATGAGCCCATTTCTATATATGGCAATCATATAGATAGTAATTGTGTGCCCTTTCATCATGCAAGTATTTTGCTACTTTTATGATAACAGGCTGTTCAACTTTCTGGTAATGTGACTAACAACTCAACTGTCCAATCTAGAATATAAGAGTATTCTTCCAATTGCTAGAGATGATTAGAGTGCCGCCACAAAATGATGCTCCTTGGTAAGAAAATCTAATATTTGATCTGATCTCACCGGTAACTGCAGTTTTCACCTATTCTCCTGGCCAAGACTCAGTGCTCCGCGTCAGCCAGGATGACTACACGAATTGCAACACTGATGCTGCAGCTGAGAAATTTAGCGATGGCCACTCGGTCTTCAAGTTCAACCAATCTGGGCCATTCTACTTCATCAGTGGGAACAAAGATAACTGTGCCAAAAATGAGAAGCTGATTGTGATTGTTCTGGCAGACAGGAGCCAAACAAGCACTGCAACTCCTCCATCTCCTGCACCTTCTGGCGAAGCGTCTCCACCTCCACCTTCACCAGGGACAGTCCAGAGTAACCCGACTCCCGCTCCGGAAAGTGATCAAATGATCCCTCCTCCACCTCCTAGCGGTGCTTCTTCACTTGTCCTAAGTTTTGTTGGATCCATTGGAGCAGCTGCTGCATATTCGTCATTTTTATTGTTCTAACTTACCTGAGTGCTTGTTTGAGTCGTTTGGACAATGCTCCCTTTTTTCctgtttttgttattttcttttccttgagCTCAGTTTATACTTTATACATTCAACTGGCTTTGGATTGCTGTTTCATATGTATTCGTTTCTTGCTGAGAAACAAGCACTGTAAATTATGATTGCATATGCTTGTGGAAACCCAGCAtagtaaataataatgtaaCTACACAGAAATAAATTGGTTTGTAAACTGTGATGCAAAGATTCTACAAAATTATATGCattgctttctgatgtgaaTTATTAGTAGGGTGTCTGCAAATCATGCTGCATAACTTGAGTCATAATTTCACTTGGAAACAACAGTGAAGGCGTATTTCTTTGTATACCAAGTTCTTGtacaaataataataataataataataataataataataataatatcaaTAATATGCACTCAAACTGTCGATTTAAAACCATCGATCTAGAAAAATCTTTGAATGTACGTAGTATATGATAGTCTGACAATTTAATGTGTCACTTGTTTCACTAACATTGACCAAGCATGCACCTCACTTAACCATAATTTTCCTCAACCAAAGTTCTTATGATAGAAATGTATAGActataatatatattccacGCTTTGAAGGGTTAAGAGGCATAGACATCTATATGAAACTCGTATGGAAACCTTTAACTGAAAAAAATGTGGCAGGTTTCATGCTTTGTAGCACACCTGTTTTAAAATAGTTGTCAACAGTATCCCTCCGCTAATTAGGTGTAGCAAATAAAGAATTTGTTGTACACTAAAGAAATTTGACCTATCTATCAAAAGTTTTTGCCTAGCTCAACCTTTTTCACCAGCCTAAGGGTGTTGTGCAGAATTGAATCCAATATTCCTGCTACCTGGAATCAAAATGCAAGAATAAATTAGTAGCCTGCAGGCAATGTAGAGAATCAAAGAACCCAACagagaatatatataccaaccGTGAAAACGCCTCCAATAATAGCACACACATTTGTGATAAAATGCGAAAAGGCTTTCTCATTTTCTGTTACCAAAACCTGGTTATAGGAGGAGAAAAGAATTAAATGAGAACAAAGAGCATAGCAACTTGTGAACATATACTGAACTTTTTGTCGTCAAACCTGCATCGGGGAGAGCTCAAAATGGAATTTTGCAACAGGGATGTTTAGACTCTGTATCAAACTGCTGTGGGCAGTGTACTCATATTCCTCAATCAATTTATTAGATCTCCCTGTTATGACTTCTGTTTTAACAATCTGAAGATAATGCTCTATCTGCAAATACAAACCAGTGTATTTATGAAGCGCTAGAATTGGACTCCTTAGCAAGACAACGAAACTTT encodes:
- the LOC126787108 gene encoding L10-interacting MYB domain-containing protein-like, with the translated sequence MANSKEQACWNESLVEVFVDICIKEVHRNSKPQSHFTSEGWNTIITSFVEQTGKDYTKKQLKIKWDAIKGEWRLWKDLKNKYTGLGWDSKLNTVVVTEERWSQIIGKTKEYASDDSDERDVSNYTRSSKRKKSERALKDKEKRPKKVGGAAQLAKEIGRMCSAIESRSTTSSMISNARTSITEVMKDVTSLPGAE
- the LOC126785784 gene encoding early nodulin-like protein 1, translated to MQLCLQNPGRHIIHVTPNLPHPRPSDFHSFGRSKYTSIPVAIPICSISSMGNSNVLRADNKRAAFPMLGLLCLSLLLQKSGANEFTLGWTVPDASTHFDQWAQNNRFQIGDSIVFTYSPGQDSVLRVSQDDYTNCNTDAAAEKFSDGHSVFKFNQSGPFYFISGNKDNCAKNEKLIVIVLADRSQTSTATPPSPAPSGEASPPPPSPGTVQSNPTPAPESDQMIPPPPPSGASSLVLSFVGSIGAAAAYSSFLLF